The proteins below are encoded in one region of Methanosarcina barkeri 3:
- a CDS encoding amino acid permease: MASVETTERLGCSLGFISTFTIGTGTMIGAGIFVLPGIALADAGSGAIISFLLGGLISIATAISMSELATGMPLAGGSYYYISRTMGAALGAVIGLGSWLALIFKGTFALIGLAEYSQIFYPLPLYLVAAATGVILLVINYRGAKSSGSLQNFIVIFLLVILAFFIARVSFMVNPANFSSATSYGATSIITTAGVVFISYLGLAEAAAVSEEVKNPSKNLPLAFISSAIVVTLFYVGIMAVVVGFSNLQGIVTSVTPLADIAGLMAGESGRIVIGLGALLATLSTANGAILSSSRFPFAMSRDALMPEWFVLIHQKFETPHNAILVTGTVMVLFLFLFDIEELARLGGAFNILIFILLNMAVIILRKRTLPGYEPTFRDPFFPYTQIFGIVGSIVLLPMLGGLPLLFTVMMIFAGIGWYSFYGRGKAVPEYNLFDLLENTVEKKEIEPVSLVKVLVPISNPKHERDLLKLADFMGSEIICLHVIEVPDQTNLKLAQEAYHEKKIEMDCRFKEEFESYPAILGHKREYIAAFDHSISNSILEQAEIEQADVIIMGWHEPKRFEYSHDVTNQVLLSSKSPIALLKGHLPDSINKILVGYNGKENSVYGLYLAEKLAINTGAGVEIISIISPDEAQEKRQKITDELESLVEKITSIPVSFIVLEKYSIEDALLEASNNNDLIIIGDSSERFKISLLGTLSQRIARHSKKPIVIVKKPKPISRESFNYLVKKPARRIYASLRGKKGQNKLG; the protein is encoded by the coding sequence ATGGCATCAGTTGAAACGACTGAGAGGTTGGGATGTAGCCTTGGTTTTATCTCAACTTTCACAATTGGTACCGGCACTATGATTGGAGCCGGGATATTTGTTCTTCCTGGAATTGCTTTAGCAGATGCGGGCTCCGGAGCAATAATTTCTTTTCTGCTTGGTGGGCTTATTTCAATAGCCACCGCCATCAGCATGTCAGAACTTGCAACCGGAATGCCTCTGGCAGGCGGCAGCTATTACTATATCAGCAGAACGATGGGAGCTGCACTTGGTGCAGTAATAGGTCTTGGATCCTGGCTGGCTTTAATCTTCAAGGGTACATTTGCACTTATCGGTCTTGCAGAATACTCTCAGATCTTCTATCCCCTACCTCTATACTTAGTAGCAGCTGCAACCGGCGTGATCCTGCTAGTAATTAACTATCGTGGAGCAAAAAGTAGCGGATCACTGCAGAACTTTATCGTGATCTTTTTGCTGGTAATCCTGGCTTTCTTCATAGCCCGAGTATCTTTTATGGTTAACCCGGCTAACTTTTCATCTGCCACATCTTATGGTGCTACCTCGATAATCACAACAGCAGGAGTTGTTTTCATATCCTATCTCGGGCTTGCAGAAGCTGCCGCAGTGTCTGAGGAAGTTAAAAACCCATCAAAGAACCTGCCACTGGCATTTATCTCTTCAGCCATTGTAGTAACCTTATTCTACGTTGGCATAATGGCAGTGGTTGTAGGATTCTCTAACCTTCAAGGAATCGTGACATCAGTTACTCCCCTTGCTGATATTGCAGGTCTGATGGCAGGAGAATCCGGAAGAATAGTAATAGGACTGGGTGCGCTGCTTGCTACCCTTTCCACAGCCAACGGCGCTATATTATCGTCTTCCAGGTTTCCTTTTGCCATGAGCAGAGATGCACTTATGCCTGAATGGTTCGTTCTCATCCATCAAAAGTTTGAAACTCCTCATAATGCTATACTGGTAACAGGAACAGTAATGGTCTTGTTTTTGTTCCTGTTCGACATAGAGGAGCTTGCAAGATTGGGTGGAGCTTTTAATATTTTGATATTTATCCTGCTAAATATGGCAGTGATAATCCTCAGAAAAAGAACCCTGCCAGGATATGAACCCACTTTTCGCGACCCTTTTTTCCCCTATACACAGATTTTCGGAATAGTCGGGAGCATAGTACTTCTTCCCATGCTTGGTGGATTACCTCTTCTCTTCACAGTAATGATGATTTTTGCCGGGATTGGCTGGTACTCATTCTACGGAAGGGGCAAAGCCGTCCCGGAGTATAACTTATTTGACCTGCTGGAGAATACTGTAGAAAAGAAGGAGATTGAGCCTGTCTCCCTGGTTAAAGTGCTCGTGCCGATTTCCAACCCGAAACATGAGCGTGATCTCTTGAAACTGGCAGACTTTATGGGAAGCGAGATAATTTGCCTCCATGTTATTGAGGTACCGGATCAAACAAACTTAAAGTTAGCTCAGGAAGCATATCATGAGAAAAAGATAGAAATGGACTGCCGTTTCAAAGAAGAATTTGAGAGTTATCCTGCAATTCTCGGACATAAAAGAGAATATATTGCTGCCTTTGACCACAGCATATCAAACTCAATTCTGGAGCAGGCTGAAATTGAGCAGGCAGACGTGATTATTATGGGATGGCACGAACCAAAGAGATTCGAGTACTCACATGATGTTACAAACCAGGTTCTCCTATCCTCAAAAAGTCCAATAGCGTTATTAAAGGGACACCTACCTGACAGCATAAACAAAATCCTTGTAGGGTATAACGGTAAAGAAAACTCGGTCTATGGCCTTTATCTCGCAGAAAAACTGGCTATAAACACAGGTGCCGGAGTAGAAATTATCAGTATCATTAGCCCTGATGAAGCCCAGGAAAAAAGGCAGAAAATTACTGACGAACTTGAGAGTCTCGTTGAGAAAATAACTTCTATACCTGTTAGTTTCATAGTACTTGAGAAATATTCCATCGAAGATGCTCTACTGGAGGCCTCAAACAACAATGATCTAATAATCATTGGAGACTCAAGTGAAAGATTTAAGATTTCTTTACTTGGGACTCTATCGCAGAGAATTGCCAGGCATTCTAAGAAACCTATAGTGATAGTCAAGAAACCAAAACCAATCTCAAGAGAAAGTTTTAACTATCTGGTTAAAAAACCTGCCCGTAGAATATATGCAAGTCTCAGGGGGAAAAAAGGTCAAAACAAACTTGGATAA